A stretch of the Bacteroidia bacterium genome encodes the following:
- a CDS encoding M1 family metallopeptidase, translating into MRYLVCIILLLGQFYFSHAQFDFTQPTYKYDSSQNPYYWKNKPPYPGYWQQDVAYTIDAELDDQTDIIQGSETLIYSNNSPDTLKVAYFNLYQNAFNPHSDLHDLTLHSTHIRPKYGKYEAEGKNIEVLSLKYEGKAQITELQGTILKVYLDKPILPHSKVTFNIEFRTYFDIGSQPRRMKMFIHDGVKHYDAVHWYPRIAVYDRKFKWALDQHLNREFYGDFGTFLVNLTLPHHYIVEATGTLQNKNQVLPPELRSALDIKNFKSATQTPISIITPESGKKKTWIYYAANVHDFAWTADPSYRIGEANWQGIQVIALAMQPNAPRWQDAAEFTAKVIEVYSTLVGKYVYPKIVVADARDGMEYPMLTLCGGVSPTYKPLFAHEVGHNWFFGIIGNNETYRPMLDEGFTQFLEIIAMQALHGKYDIRPKYIPYVEKRYEEVETIYSNAYYSYLWRAKNGYDIQLNTHADDFDGSLRRNGEDRGHSLVYTKTATMLFNLKYVLGDKLFWKGMQEYFRRWAIAHPYEEDFRQAMIDATQVDLNWFFDEWMTTKKQIDYGIQCVKKLGQNKVKITLVRKGDMEMPLDLMFTTKKGDTSYAYIPNRDFVKPFKHPNAKVLPIWRGWGKRLHPTYTFEIELPNELDNLIIDPEFLLADVDLRDNQLKHKNIIKFESGVYPDYPDWKHTRSYWRPDIWYNGLAGVQAGIQYKSNYFNLDLFEVAIWANTTLGRFYRYGINDSTYKSKILPVAFRASYSAPLRKLDRQVFHFHHVEIRDGLWQIKEGLNKTFAAVVGSKNYTKVFAYYKIMLRPKDIDNEFLPNPSLWANNTVNSSIRVGIEKQRLIAWGSIKINTELVAPGLIAQNNNSYFNTQVLFNFVQKKFDIKWRIFGQIGMNNIPESNLYLYGANPEQEYDHRWYRSYMFPESLYVRKQGKIPAHLQLGGGLNVRGYARYFVLDERNQLISVGNTGLATSLEIDFVKLLRTQWHYKVPVRLRGRVKWNPYLFYDAGYLTNIVSHSTMIFNSMPNTRILQDAGFGVAFTFFPPKGYQSAPFVLRVDMPLWLSYVPAGQQPFQFRWLIGIGRTF; encoded by the coding sequence ATGAGGTATTTAGTCTGCATAATTTTGCTTTTAGGACAGTTTTATTTTTCTCACGCTCAATTTGATTTTACTCAACCTACTTACAAGTACGATAGTTCACAAAACCCATACTATTGGAAAAACAAGCCTCCCTATCCTGGCTATTGGCAACAGGACGTAGCCTACACTATTGATGCAGAATTAGATGACCAAACAGATATTATTCAAGGTTCAGAAACGCTGATTTATTCTAATAACTCTCCTGATACCTTAAAAGTAGCCTATTTTAATCTATACCAAAATGCCTTTAATCCACACTCTGACCTGCATGACCTTACTCTACATAGCACCCACATCAGGCCCAAGTACGGAAAATATGAAGCAGAAGGTAAGAATATTGAAGTTTTATCACTTAAATATGAAGGTAAAGCCCAAATTACAGAGCTACAAGGAACTATTCTCAAAGTCTATTTAGATAAGCCCATTTTACCGCATAGTAAAGTTACTTTCAATATTGAATTCAGAACCTATTTTGACATAGGTTCACAACCTCGCAGGATGAAAATGTTTATTCATGATGGCGTTAAACACTATGATGCTGTACATTGGTATCCGCGTATAGCTGTGTATGACCGTAAATTCAAATGGGCATTAGATCAACATCTAAACCGCGAATTTTACGGTGATTTTGGTACTTTTTTAGTCAATTTAACTTTGCCACATCATTACATTGTAGAAGCCACAGGAACTTTACAAAATAAAAACCAAGTTCTACCTCCTGAATTAAGAAGTGCATTAGATATTAAAAATTTCAAATCGGCTACACAAACGCCTATCAGCATAATTACCCCTGAATCAGGTAAAAAGAAAACTTGGATATATTACGCTGCTAATGTACATGATTTTGCTTGGACGGCAGACCCTTCCTACCGGATTGGTGAAGCGAATTGGCAAGGTATTCAAGTAATTGCTTTGGCTATGCAGCCCAACGCTCCTCGTTGGCAGGACGCAGCAGAATTTACCGCAAAAGTAATTGAAGTGTATTCTACCCTTGTAGGGAAGTATGTCTATCCCAAAATTGTAGTAGCCGATGCACGAGATGGTATGGAATATCCTATGCTTACTCTGTGTGGGGGCGTTTCGCCTACCTATAAGCCACTTTTTGCTCATGAGGTTGGACATAACTGGTTCTTTGGCATAATAGGTAACAACGAAACTTACAGACCTATGCTGGATGAAGGTTTTACGCAATTTTTGGAAATTATAGCTATGCAAGCTTTACACGGCAAATATGATATTCGCCCAAAATATATTCCTTATGTAGAAAAACGTTATGAAGAAGTAGAAACCATTTATTCAAATGCTTACTACAGCTATCTATGGCGAGCAAAAAATGGCTACGATATTCAACTCAATACTCATGCTGACGATTTTGATGGCTCACTGCGAAGAAACGGGGAAGACAGAGGACACAGTTTGGTCTACACTAAAACGGCAACTATGCTTTTTAACCTTAAATATGTACTAGGCGATAAGTTATTTTGGAAAGGTATGCAGGAATATTTTAGGCGTTGGGCTATAGCACACCCGTATGAGGAAGACTTTCGCCAAGCCATGATTGACGCTACCCAAGTAGATTTGAATTGGTTTTTTGATGAATGGATGACTACAAAAAAACAGATTGACTACGGTATCCAATGCGTAAAAAAGTTAGGTCAAAACAAGGTAAAAATTACCTTGGTTCGCAAGGGAGATATGGAAATGCCCTTAGATTTGATGTTCACAACTAAAAAAGGTGATACTTCGTATGCATATATTCCTAACAGGGATTTTGTAAAACCTTTCAAGCACCCAAATGCGAAAGTTTTGCCGATATGGCGGGGCTGGGGAAAGCGCCTGCATCCTACTTATACGTTTGAAATAGAACTACCGAATGAATTAGATAATTTGATTATTGACCCTGAATTTTTGCTTGCTGATGTAGATTTAAGAGATAATCAACTTAAACATAAGAACATTATTAAGTTTGAGAGCGGAGTATACCCTGACTATCCTGATTGGAAACATACCCGCAGCTATTGGCGACCTGATATTTGGTACAATGGCTTAGCAGGCGTACAAGCAGGTATTCAGTACAAAAGCAATTATTTTAACCTGGATTTGTTTGAAGTAGCCATTTGGGCAAATACCACTTTGGGCAGATTTTATCGTTATGGGATAAATGACTCTACTTACAAAAGTAAAATTTTACCTGTTGCTTTCAGAGCAAGCTATTCTGCACCGCTGCGCAAGTTAGATAGACAGGTATTTCATTTTCATCATGTAGAAATTCGAGATGGGCTTTGGCAAATAAAAGAAGGGCTAAATAAAACTTTTGCCGCAGTAGTAGGTAGCAAAAATTACACTAAGGTGTTTGCTTATTACAAAATAATGTTAAGACCGAAAGATATAGATAACGAATTTTTACCTAATCCGAGCTTGTGGGCAAACAATACTGTAAATTCCTCTATTCGTGTAGGGATAGAAAAGCAACGTTTGATAGCATGGGGAAGCATAAAAATAAACACAGAATTAGTAGCACCTGGGTTAATAGCTCAAAACAACAATTCCTACTTTAATACGCAGGTTTTATTTAACTTCGTTCAAAAAAAATTTGACATCAAGTGGCGTATTTTTGGGCAAATTGGCATGAACAACATTCCTGAAAGTAATCTTTACTTATACGGCGCTAATCCTGAACAAGAATATGACCACCGTTGGTATAGGTCTTATATGTTTCCTGAAAGTTTGTATGTACGAAAGCAAGGTAAAATACCTGCTCATTTGCAGTTAGGTGGAGGTTTAAATGTAAGGGGTTACGCACGTTATTTTGTATTAGATGAAAGAAACCAGCTTATTAGCGTAGGTAATACAGGCTTAGCGACTAGCTTAGAAATAGATTTTGTCAAATTACTGCGAACTCAATGGCATTATAAAGTACCTGTACGCTTGCGAGGGCGAGTCAAGTGGAATCCCTATTTGTTTTATGATGCAGGCTATTTAACTAATATAGTCAGTCATAGTACAATGATTTTTAATAGCATGCCGAATACTCGTATTTTGCAAGATGCGGGATTTGGGGTAGCTTTTACTTTCTTTCCTCCAAAAGGTTATCAATCTGCACCTTTTGTATTGCGTGTGGATATGCCTTTGTGGTTGTCTTACGTACCTGCAGGTCAGCAGCCTTTTCAATTTAGATGGTTAATAGGTATAGGAAGAACCTTTTAA
- the lipA gene encoding lipoyl synthase, with protein sequence MLIELPVIQDTNNNVQKKPDWLKVKLPHGKEYARVRNIIDTYKLHTVCESAMCPNMGECWSAGTATFMILGNICTRSCNFCAVITGKPTELDTEEPYRVAEAVYLMRLKHCVITSVNRDELKDGGASIWAKTIEEVRKRNPNTTIEVLIPDFKGKLEPLYMVLNQRPDILNHNTETVPRLYRRVRPQAKFEWSMQVIREAKKAGLRTKSGIMLGLGETREEILQVMDSLLENGCDIMTMGQYLQPTKQHLPVERYVPPAEFEELKQIALQKGFKYVESAPLVRSSYHAERQIF encoded by the coding sequence ATGCTAATTGAGTTGCCTGTTATCCAAGATACCAATAACAATGTTCAAAAAAAACCTGATTGGTTAAAAGTTAAGTTGCCGCATGGAAAAGAATATGCTAGGGTTCGCAACATTATAGATACTTATAAATTGCATACCGTTTGCGAAAGTGCAATGTGTCCTAACATGGGAGAATGCTGGAGCGCAGGTACAGCTACGTTTATGATTTTAGGGAATATATGCACACGCTCTTGCAACTTTTGTGCTGTAATTACAGGAAAGCCTACAGAATTAGACACAGAAGAACCTTATCGTGTAGCCGAAGCCGTATATTTAATGCGATTAAAACATTGTGTAATCACTTCTGTAAACCGAGATGAACTCAAAGATGGAGGTGCATCTATTTGGGCAAAAACTATAGAAGAGGTTCGCAAACGAAACCCTAATACTACCATTGAGGTGCTTATTCCTGATTTCAAAGGTAAGTTAGAACCTTTGTATATGGTACTCAATCAGCGTCCTGATATCCTAAATCATAACACGGAAACTGTACCTCGTTTATATCGCAGAGTGCGCCCCCAAGCTAAATTTGAATGGTCTATGCAAGTGATACGTGAAGCTAAAAAAGCAGGGCTACGAACTAAATCAGGAATTATGTTAGGCTTGGGCGAAACTCGTGAAGAAATTTTGCAGGTCATGGATAGTTTATTAGAAAACGGATGCGATATTATGACTATGGGACAATATTTACAGCCCACTAAGCAGCACCTTCCCGTTGAACGATACGTTCCTCCTGCTGAATTCGAAGAATTGAAGCAAATAGCTTTACAAAAAGGTTTCAAGTACGTAGAAAGTGCTCCTTTGGTACGCTCTTCTTATCATGCAGAAAGACAAATATTTTAA